In Nitrobacteraceae bacterium AZCC 1564, the following proteins share a genomic window:
- a CDS encoding succinate-semialdehyde dehydrogenase/glutarate-semialdehyde dehydrogenase (product_source=KO:K00135; cath_funfam=3.40.605.10; cog=COG1012; ko=KO:K00135; pfam=PF00171; superfamily=53720) — MYPELGLYIDGKWIRGGGRVSEPVINPATEQPIADLWHATDEDLSLALSTVERAFVTWRKVSPFERSRMLRKAADALRSRRDDVAMTLTLEQGKVLAESRAEVDAAVDIIEWAADEGRRAYGRVVAGRTSDIRQLVIPEPVGPTAGFTPWNFPATTPARKISTALAAGCPIIIKAAEETPGTCVEIVRAFDEAGVPAGVLNLVFGKPAHISERLISSPIIRKISFTGSVPVGKHLTRLAADGMKRVTMELGGHSPAIVFADADPVQAAKVLVAGKYRNAGQVCIAPSRFYVQKQIEDAFVSAFVAETKKLKLGDGTEPSTTMGPMANPRRLDAMNGFMTDPARGGDVLYGGSRVGNRGYFFEPTIVHTPSDDSKLMREEPFGPIAPISPFREFDEAISKANALPYGLAAYVFTSSTKTALAASDEIQSGMVAVNSLSMTLTETPMGGVKDSGQGYEGGTEGIEGYLHRKFVSLM; from the coding sequence CGTCATCAATCCCGCGACCGAACAACCTATCGCGGATCTCTGGCATGCCACTGATGAAGACCTTTCACTTGCACTCTCCACAGTGGAGCGCGCCTTCGTAACGTGGCGAAAGGTATCGCCGTTCGAGCGTTCGCGGATGCTGCGCAAAGCTGCGGATGCATTGCGCAGCCGTCGCGATGACGTGGCCATGACGCTGACGCTCGAACAGGGGAAGGTCCTGGCGGAGTCACGCGCGGAAGTCGATGCCGCGGTGGATATCATCGAGTGGGCTGCCGACGAAGGCAGGCGTGCGTACGGCCGTGTGGTAGCGGGAAGAACGTCCGATATTCGTCAATTGGTTATTCCGGAGCCCGTAGGACCCACCGCGGGATTTACGCCGTGGAATTTTCCGGCAACGACACCGGCGCGGAAAATCTCGACTGCCCTTGCCGCTGGGTGCCCGATCATCATCAAAGCGGCAGAAGAAACGCCGGGGACCTGTGTGGAGATCGTGCGCGCCTTCGACGAGGCTGGTGTGCCGGCTGGTGTGCTCAATCTCGTGTTTGGCAAGCCCGCCCACATCTCCGAAAGGCTCATTTCAAGTCCGATCATCCGCAAGATTTCATTCACTGGTTCGGTACCGGTCGGAAAACATCTGACACGTCTCGCCGCCGACGGCATGAAGCGCGTGACGATGGAGCTTGGCGGTCATTCGCCCGCGATCGTTTTTGCGGATGCCGACCCTGTACAGGCTGCGAAAGTCCTGGTCGCCGGAAAATATCGTAACGCCGGTCAGGTTTGCATCGCGCCCAGCCGGTTCTATGTGCAAAAACAAATCGAGGACGCGTTTGTCTCAGCGTTTGTCGCGGAGACGAAAAAGCTGAAGCTTGGTGACGGAACAGAGCCCTCAACTACGATGGGCCCGATGGCCAATCCGCGGCGTCTCGATGCGATGAACGGCTTTATGACCGATCCCGCGCGCGGCGGGGATGTCCTGTACGGCGGATCAAGAGTAGGGAATCGCGGCTATTTCTTCGAGCCCACGATCGTTCACACTCCGTCGGATGATTCCAAATTGATGCGCGAAGAGCCATTTGGTCCGATTGCTCCGATTTCTCCGTTCCGGGAGTTTGATGAGGCCATTTCGAAAGCGAATGCTCTTCCGTACGGGTTGGCGGCGTACGTGTTTACGTCATCGACCAAGACTGCGTTGGCCGCGTCCGATGAGATCCAGTCGGGAATGGTCGCCGTAAACAGCCTTTCGATGACGCTGACTGAAACGCCCATGGGCGGCGTGAAGGACAGTGGTCAAGGCTATGAAGGCGGTACCGAAGGCATTGAAGGCTATCTCCATCGGAAGTTCGTGAGCCTGATGTGA
- a CDS encoding multiple sugar transport system ATP-binding protein (product_source=KO:K10112; cath_funfam=3.40.50.300; cog=COG3839; ko=KO:K10112; pfam=PF00005,PF17912; smart=SM00382; superfamily=50331,52540): MASVAIDAVRKAYGPLEVIHGASIDIKEGEFVVLVGPSGCGKSTLLRMIAGLENITGGEIRIDERVINEVPPKDRDIAMVFQNYALYPHMTVRGNMAFSLRLRKASADEIEKRVNRAAAILGLEQYLARYPRELSGGQRQRVAMGRAIVRDPKVFLFDEPLSNLDAKLRVAMRTELKELHQRLRTTIVYVTHDQIEAMTMADKIVVMRGGVVEQCGRPLDVYDRPANTFVAGFIGSPAMKLIKGRIEGARFMADNGPSFELGAEYAVFNGRRVIYGVRPENFEFADSGTPAQVIVVEPTGSETQVVLRAGQVDISVVCRERISAAPGDVLHLRSIATNIHIFDDETGKRL; this comes from the coding sequence ATGGCATCTGTTGCAATTGACGCCGTACGGAAGGCGTATGGTCCTTTGGAAGTCATTCATGGCGCATCCATTGACATCAAGGAAGGCGAGTTTGTCGTTCTCGTCGGCCCGTCGGGATGTGGTAAGTCGACGCTGCTGCGGATGATCGCCGGATTAGAGAATATCACCGGCGGTGAAATTCGCATCGATGAGCGGGTGATTAACGAGGTCCCGCCGAAAGACCGCGACATCGCGATGGTGTTCCAGAACTATGCGCTCTATCCGCATATGACCGTTCGCGGCAACATGGCGTTTTCACTCAGACTCCGGAAGGCATCTGCCGATGAGATTGAAAAACGGGTCAATCGTGCAGCCGCTATCCTCGGGCTTGAACAGTATCTCGCGCGCTATCCGCGCGAACTGTCCGGCGGTCAGCGACAGCGCGTTGCCATGGGCCGGGCTATCGTTCGCGATCCAAAGGTCTTTTTGTTCGACGAGCCGCTTTCAAACTTGGATGCCAAACTTCGCGTGGCCATGCGCACCGAATTGAAGGAGTTGCACCAAAGGCTGAGGACGACGATCGTCTACGTCACGCACGATCAAATCGAAGCCATGACCATGGCGGACAAGATCGTTGTGATGCGTGGCGGTGTCGTCGAACAGTGCGGGCGGCCGCTCGATGTTTACGATCGCCCCGCCAATACCTTCGTCGCTGGATTTATTGGCTCGCCGGCCATGAAACTCATCAAAGGGCGAATTGAAGGCGCTCGCTTCATGGCGGATAACGGTCCGAGCTTTGAACTTGGAGCGGAATACGCGGTGTTTAACGGCCGCCGTGTAATCTACGGGGTTCGTCCAGAGAATTTTGAGTTTGCGGATTCGGGTACACCTGCGCAGGTCATCGTCGTCGAGCCGACAGGTTCAGAAACGCAGGTCGTTCTGCGAGCCGGGCAGGTGGATATCTCCGTCGTCTGCCGCGAGCGTATCTCAGCAGCGCCGGGCGACGTTCTTCATCTTCGTTCAATCGCGACTAACATTCACATCTTTGATGATGAGACCGGAAAACGGCTTTAG
- a CDS encoding DNA polymerase (family 10) (product_source=KO:K02347; cath_funfam=3.20.20.140,3.30.210.10; cog=COG1387; ko=KO:K02347; pfam=PF02811,PF14791; smart=SM00481; superfamily=81301,89550) produces MQTKILQNLSIARGGETQLHLHKAASLLDHAVKALKQEHPEYSRIEIAGDFRRGCELISDLALVAQGTARTERETSSLRLVISDKKHFGASLLHATGSAEHIAELKTFAEGKGFDLRADGLYRDKKLIASATEEDIFGSLGLQFIPPELREGRGEIKGAAEHRLTALVRDKDLRGILHSHTISSDGTETLESMAEATRKRGFEYFGVADHSQSAHYAGGLSLEEIAEQHREVDRLNRRYGSKFRILKGIEADILADGSLDYPDSILSGFDFVVASVHSRFKMPRKEQTDRILKAIGNRYTTILGHMTGRQLQRRPGYDLDIDKVLRACAKHGVAIEINAHPWRLDLDWRWHQKALQYGCMFSINPDAHSIRELDHMHWGVEMARKGGLPPDRVLNAMPLNEILPYLTKRRRAANKTRASHGELASEALEEKPS; encoded by the coding sequence TTGCAAACCAAGATCTTACAGAATTTGTCTATCGCACGCGGCGGCGAGACGCAGTTGCATCTTCACAAGGCGGCATCTCTGCTGGACCATGCCGTGAAGGCTCTGAAGCAGGAACACCCGGAGTACTCTCGCATCGAGATCGCGGGTGATTTTCGCAGAGGTTGCGAGCTGATTTCGGATCTTGCGCTTGTCGCACAAGGAACGGCGCGGACGGAACGAGAAACCTCCAGCCTCAGGCTCGTGATTAGCGATAAAAAGCACTTTGGCGCGAGCCTTCTGCATGCAACGGGCTCTGCTGAGCATATTGCTGAGCTGAAAACCTTCGCTGAAGGAAAAGGCTTCGATTTGAGAGCTGACGGACTCTATCGCGACAAAAAGCTGATCGCGTCAGCGACCGAAGAAGATATTTTCGGAAGCTTAGGCTTGCAGTTTATCCCGCCGGAGCTACGCGAAGGCCGAGGCGAAATCAAAGGAGCAGCCGAACATCGGTTGACTGCGCTCGTCCGAGACAAGGACCTTCGCGGAATCCTGCATTCGCACACAATTTCGTCGGACGGCACAGAAACGCTGGAATCGATGGCGGAAGCTACTCGAAAGCGCGGCTTTGAATATTTCGGTGTGGCTGATCATTCGCAATCGGCTCATTACGCGGGCGGACTATCTTTGGAAGAGATCGCTGAGCAGCATCGCGAAGTTGACCGATTGAATAGACGCTATGGCAGCAAATTCCGCATCTTGAAGGGGATCGAGGCGGACATTCTCGCGGATGGCTCGCTCGACTATCCCGACAGCATCCTATCAGGCTTCGATTTCGTGGTTGCGAGTGTCCATAGTCGTTTCAAGATGCCGAGAAAAGAACAAACCGACCGCATCCTCAAAGCGATCGGAAACCGGTACACAACAATCTTGGGACACATGACTGGGCGCCAGCTCCAACGCCGCCCAGGATATGACCTCGATATCGATAAGGTTCTGCGCGCTTGCGCCAAGCATGGCGTGGCTATCGAAATTAATGCGCATCCTTGGCGCCTTGATCTTGATTGGCGCTGGCATCAGAAAGCGCTCCAATACGGCTGCATGTTCAGCATCAACCCGGATGCTCACTCGATCCGCGAGCTCGACCACATGCATTGGGGCGTGGAAATGGCACGAAAGGGCGGCCTACCTCCGGATCGCGTCTTGAATGCGATGCCGCTCAACGAAATCCTCCCATACCTC
- a CDS encoding DNA-binding IclR family transcriptional regulator (product_source=COG1414; cath_funfam=3.30.450.40; cog=COG1414; pfam=PF01614; superfamily=55781): MERSRSSFAAASKRYSLRPSIVDLGMAALGSLGVPRQMESELERLAAISGGSTHLGVLDGTDVIIVARSVAPTERRRFVTMQIYVGSRLPAHCSALGRILLANNPDLAKEAVKPENIVKPTPLTETNPDRIAKILAEAKPMGTRQR; the protein is encoded by the coding sequence ATGGAACGTAGCCGGTCCTCTTTCGCGGCAGCTTCGAAACGCTACTCGCTGCGCCCCTCTATCGTTGATCTCGGAATGGCTGCGCTTGGGAGCCTGGGTGTTCCTCGCCAGATGGAGAGCGAACTCGAACGCCTCGCCGCGATTTCCGGCGGATCGACTCACCTGGGCGTTCTTGACGGCACAGACGTGATCATCGTCGCTCGCAGTGTTGCGCCGACCGAACGACGGCGGTTTGTCACGATGCAGATCTACGTAGGCAGCCGCTTGCCTGCTCATTGCAGCGCGCTCGGCAGAATCCTGCTTGCCAACAATCCTGACCTTGCGAAGGAAGCCGTCAAACCTGAAAATATTGTCAAGCCCACACCGCTAACGGAAACCAATCCAGATCGCATTGCCAAGATCCTCGCGGAGGCAAAGCCGATGGGTACGCGACAACGATAG